The genomic region CGCGCCGATCGCGTTGTCTCTGGTTTGTCGCATGGCGTCGGAATCGATGGCCTGATTCGATCGGGGAATGTGGCTCGTGTGCACGGTGACGCCGTTCGGCAGCGAGCGATAGAACTCCACTTCCATCACGACGTTGCTGGAGGGTACGAGCAGGCCTATGCGTTTGGAATCTGCCATCGCTTACCGGGCGCTCACGATGAGCGCATCGTCGATCATGATCGAGTATAGAATTCCCGCAACGCGCATCCCATCGGAGAACGCGCCATGTCCGTCACTCTCGAAGACGAACGCTTAGTCTACCGCCACCAGTGGAGCGCGGGCGACCCGCTCATGTGGGACAACCGCTGTCTGCTCCACTGCGCGAACACCAATTTCGATGCGACGCGCTTTCCGCGCGTCCTGCAGCGGACGTGTCTGCGCGGGACGGCGCCCGCCTGATCGCGTCCGCGACGGGTCAGGTGAAGCTTCTGAAAGTTTCGATGTGAACAGTCTTGTCGTCGGTCTTTTCGCAGGCGTCTTTGGAATGGCCTACTTCGTTTACGGGAAGCGGCAGACCAGGCTCGTCCCGATGATTGCGGGTCTGCTGCTGTGCGTCTATCCGTATTTCATCGACAGCCTGCTTTGGCTCTGTGTCGTCGGCGCCGCCCTTCTCGTCGCGCCCTTTGTGATCGACTTGTAGTCAGATTCCGACGGTGGCTTTGACTCTTGCGCGAGTGAACGGCAGCTCGCGCAATCTCACGCCGAGCGCATCGGCAACGGCGTTCGCGAGCGCGGCCGCAACCGGGCCCTGCGCCGCTTCGCCCGCGCCGAGAAACGGCGAGCCGGGCCGCGTGATGACGTGCACGTCGATCGCTT from Burkholderiales bacterium harbors:
- a CDS encoding TauD/TfdA family dioxygenase — its product is MSVTLEDERLVYRHQWSAGDPLMWDNRCLLHCANTNFDATRFPRVLQRTCLRGTAPA